The Streptomyces sp. NBC_00239 genome contains a region encoding:
- a CDS encoding GntR family transcriptional regulator, producing the protein MSNNRPRNPQEKATVDDAVILLRERIKAGDFRKPDGSPDKLPSAQVLGDEYGLSRQSMVRVLEKLKAEGIVRTRKGSGAWVHDWKPLLFYPQSEFREQGPNIDVYTSLLDAAHRKGDARMDEITREPADELVRSRLDLLDGEYVAVRRRTNMVDGAAAHTDDSYVALRIVERSDWVLQDNVERGTNRVLAELGHEIVRSIDEIHPHTTTEGENIRLGLGAGNSVPAIKIVSTNYDAADLPVQVTLFTLPAHRNITVYERFRHTERGSE; encoded by the coding sequence ATGAGTAACAATCGCCCGCGGAATCCGCAGGAGAAGGCGACGGTTGACGACGCCGTCATCCTGCTGCGCGAACGCATCAAAGCCGGAGACTTCCGCAAACCGGACGGCTCTCCGGACAAGCTGCCCTCAGCACAGGTTCTCGGCGACGAGTACGGGCTGAGCCGGCAGTCAATGGTTCGCGTGCTGGAGAAACTCAAGGCCGAGGGCATTGTGCGGACACGCAAAGGCTCGGGCGCCTGGGTCCACGACTGGAAGCCGCTGCTCTTCTATCCGCAGTCGGAGTTCCGCGAGCAAGGGCCCAACATCGACGTCTACACGTCTCTCCTCGACGCCGCGCACCGCAAGGGCGACGCCCGGATGGACGAGATCACCCGCGAGCCGGCAGACGAACTGGTCCGCAGCCGACTGGACCTGCTGGACGGCGAATACGTGGCCGTGCGGCGCAGGACCAACATGGTGGACGGCGCCGCGGCCCACACCGACGACTCCTACGTGGCGCTGCGCATCGTCGAGAGAAGCGACTGGGTCCTGCAGGACAACGTCGAGCGCGGCACCAACCGCGTCCTCGCCGAACTCGGGCACGAGATCGTGCGCTCCATTGACGAGATCCACCCCCACACGACCACCGAGGGGGAGAACATCCGCCTGGGCCTCGGCGCAGGCAACTCGGTCCCCGCCATCAAAATCGTCAGCACCAACTACGACGCCGCCGACCTGCCCGTGCAGGTCACCCTCTTCACGCTGCCGGCCCACCGCAACATCACCGTGTACGAGCGCTTCCGCCACACCGAGCGAGGCAGCGAGTGA